From Thalassotalea euphylliae, the proteins below share one genomic window:
- a CDS encoding PEP-CTERM sorting domain-containing protein, which produces MLKSIKSLSFLSLFLIFTDAQANIIVDTSLWTLAESPARGGSQGITSANGNQAIQNNNANGALISDFIFDGDFVFSGFMTPTSDLFDDDDILGVVFGWQDERNHYRLGWEQGGLNDRGDRADGRYAVSSGMFLVKEVDGVSSTLFEQELFWQDDVNYRFSVARAGEQISFSLGGVEQSFIDNNFTRGHVGFYTESQTARFASLTGSSTSAQIPEPDTLALLGLVLLGVAVRKSRR; this is translated from the coding sequence ATGTTGAAGTCTATTAAAAGCCTTTCGTTTTTATCTCTATTCCTTATTTTTACTGATGCGCAAGCCAATATTATTGTTGATACCAGTTTGTGGACATTAGCCGAATCCCCCGCTCGTGGTGGCTCGCAAGGTATTACCAGTGCAAATGGCAATCAAGCGATACAAAATAACAATGCCAATGGCGCTTTAATTAGTGATTTTATCTTTGATGGTGATTTTGTCTTTAGTGGCTTTATGACACCAACATCGGATTTATTTGATGATGACGATATTCTCGGTGTTGTGTTTGGTTGGCAAGACGAGCGAAATCATTACCGCTTGGGTTGGGAGCAAGGTGGCCTGAACGATCGTGGTGACCGTGCTGACGGCCGATACGCCGTTTCAAGTGGTATGTTTTTAGTTAAAGAAGTCGATGGTGTTTCAAGCACTTTGTTTGAGCAGGAACTGTTTTGGCAAGATGATGTTAATTACCGCTTTAGCGTTGCACGAGCAGGTGAGCAAATTTCATTTAGCTTAGGTGGTGTGGAGCAATCGTTTATCGACAACAACTTTACCCGTGGGCATGTTGGTTTTTACACTGAGAGCCAAACCGCACGCTTTGCGAGCTTAACTGGTAGTTCAACTAGCGCTCAAATTCCAGAGCCAGATACCTTAGCCTTGCTGGGTTTAGTGTTACTTGGCGTCGCGGTGCGTAAATCTCGTCGTTAA
- a CDS encoding substrate-binding periplasmic protein, which produces MTISYHLKTLLVSAFFTLPISLLAKDVVSHAENDAITASVSPDFPTGLHAQYMRYLSQQLNLQVNIKPMPLARRIKELEKGTIDIIILNYRENPALTFLQPAYSPITEYLFVNHDDKNKITNYQQLINATIGLNTGSGVFPIFDNDEASKKITVNTLEQKVLLLKHKRIDGFFHTNLSTKAVLKKMGLAAQIVKSAWQPKYLRKQSHFVISPNSQLFHRRAELEGIIEQGVANGEFLEIRQVHYKGTNNK; this is translated from the coding sequence GTGACTATAAGTTACCATTTAAAAACCCTACTAGTGTCAGCATTTTTTACACTGCCAATTTCTCTGCTTGCTAAAGATGTTGTTTCACATGCCGAAAATGATGCGATTACCGCATCGGTATCGCCGGACTTTCCCACAGGTTTACACGCCCAATATATGCGTTATCTAAGCCAACAACTTAATCTGCAAGTCAATATCAAACCTATGCCATTGGCACGGCGGATCAAGGAGCTTGAAAAAGGAACTATCGATATTATTATTCTCAATTACCGAGAAAACCCTGCACTAACCTTTTTGCAACCCGCGTATAGCCCGATCACCGAATACCTGTTCGTCAATCACGACGACAAAAATAAAATCACCAATTACCAGCAACTCATTAACGCTACCATTGGTTTAAACACAGGCTCAGGAGTATTCCCAATTTTTGATAACGATGAGGCATCAAAAAAAATCACCGTTAATACCCTAGAACAAAAGGTCCTGCTTTTAAAACACAAACGCATTGATGGCTTCTTTCATACGAACCTAAGCACTAAGGCAGTACTGAAAAAAATGGGCTTAGCAGCACAAATAGTTAAATCAGCTTGGCAACCCAAATACTTGAGAAAGCAATCGCATTTTGTCATTTCACCAAACTCACAACTCTTTCACCGTAGAGCTGAGTTAGAAGGAATTATTGAGCAAGGAGTTGCTAATGGCGAGTTTCTTGAAATTAGGCAAGTCCACTACAAAGGTACTAACAATAAGTAA
- a CDS encoding type II secretion system protein codes for MNSSKKVNTGFTLIELVVVIVILGILAAVAAPRFINLASDAHESVFNATFGNFRSGMDLAHYKWQASGAPTGAGAIDLVDDLDFNSLGYPAGTDDGTQVSSPQDCLAVFNGVLNTDLIAAIPAGDGNGIKNLAANVDVAVTNNADTCYYTFVSESKAVGYNARQFRYLYTTGDVVEFPAGFTIP; via the coding sequence ATGAATAGTAGTAAGAAAGTGAATACTGGCTTCACTTTAATAGAGTTAGTGGTTGTTATTGTGATTTTGGGGATCTTAGCGGCTGTCGCTGCCCCGCGTTTTATTAATCTCGCTTCTGATGCACATGAATCAGTATTTAATGCCACCTTTGGCAACTTTCGCTCTGGTATGGACCTCGCTCATTACAAATGGCAAGCATCCGGCGCGCCAACCGGTGCTGGCGCCATCGATTTAGTCGATGATCTGGATTTTAATAGCTTAGGTTATCCAGCAGGCACAGATGATGGTACGCAAGTCTCTTCGCCGCAAGACTGTTTAGCGGTTTTTAACGGAGTACTCAACACAGATTTAATCGCTGCAATTCCAGCAGGTGATGGCAATGGCATCAAAAATTTAGCGGCTAATGTAGATGTTGCTGTGACCAACAATGCCGATACTTGCTACTACACCTTTGTCTCTGAATCAAAAGCGGTTGGTTACAACGCACGCCAGTTTAGATACTTATACACAACTGGCGATGTGGTTGAGTTTCCCGCAGGATTTACGATTCCTTAA
- a CDS encoding ABC transporter substrate-binding protein, whose protein sequence is MALSKGANEQAEKTGAALVQKKPSIALILPQAAEHSFWRIVEDVAYTVAADLGINIQTYTSIESRFSLLSTVEHLLRQDNKPDYVIIRPYQGNARALFDLLHQANVKFITLEDTDFDNQDGIIQYPTESYPNWIGEVVYDNQQGSQLLLDALLREHKNAYPNKPINVVGLGGNFNSVSKQREQVLVDMDAKQKLQLKQVFSTNWDKQIAQDKLPEILRRYPQARLIWCANDDLALTAYQLASKQHNQPYFIGGFDWLSGAIESIEQGKLTASVGGHFLMAGQAVLQIAQYQLADAPQRYQDSLGKYNFELITQTNVRQFSRFIKRKGWQFLSYQHYLHHGVGLAPQRLSITSMIKLYNELAKFD, encoded by the coding sequence TTGGCACTTAGCAAAGGAGCAAACGAACAAGCCGAAAAAACTGGTGCTGCGCTTGTTCAAAAGAAGCCCTCGATTGCCTTAATTTTACCGCAAGCTGCTGAGCACAGCTTTTGGCGAATCGTCGAAGATGTCGCGTATACGGTGGCTGCTGATCTCGGTATTAATATTCAAACTTATACCTCAATTGAAAGCCGTTTTTCGTTGCTGAGCACAGTTGAACATTTGCTCCGTCAGGACAATAAACCCGATTATGTCATTATTCGCCCCTACCAAGGTAATGCCAGGGCATTGTTTGATCTGCTTCACCAAGCAAACGTTAAATTTATCACCTTAGAAGATACCGATTTTGATAATCAAGATGGCATTATCCAATACCCCACTGAATCTTATCCTAATTGGATAGGGGAAGTTGTTTATGATAATCAACAAGGTAGTCAACTGTTGCTGGATGCGTTGCTGCGTGAGCATAAAAATGCATATCCAAATAAGCCAATAAATGTGGTGGGTTTGGGGGGCAATTTTAATTCCGTTTCCAAGCAGCGCGAGCAAGTACTGGTGGATATGGACGCTAAGCAAAAGCTCCAGCTAAAGCAGGTATTTTCGACCAACTGGGATAAGCAAATTGCGCAGGACAAATTACCGGAGATTTTGCGTCGCTACCCACAGGCTCGATTAATTTGGTGCGCTAACGATGACTTGGCACTGACTGCGTATCAATTGGCTAGTAAGCAACATAACCAGCCATACTTTATTGGTGGCTTTGATTGGCTGTCAGGCGCGATTGAGAGTATCGAGCAGGGCAAGCTCACTGCGTCAGTCGGCGGACACTTTTTAATGGCAGGACAAGCCGTGTTGCAAATTGCCCAATATCAGCTTGCTGATGCCCCTCAGCGCTATCAGGATTCATTAGGAAAATATAATTTTGAGTTAATCACACAAACGAATGTTCGTCAGTTTAGTCGCTTTATCAAGCGCAAAGGCTGGCAATTTTTATCTTATCAACACTACCTTCACCATGGCGTAGGGCTCGCGCCACAAAGGCTTTCAATAACGAGTATGATTAAGCTTTACAATGAGTTAGCGAAATTTGACTAG
- a CDS encoding alpha-hydroxy acid oxidase produces MMRLSQCHNFQDFRKLAKQRLPGPIFNYIDGGADDETTYRRNTDAFESCDLLPSVLTGVEDVDLSTTVMGQKLDMPVYCSPTALQRLFHHKGERAVALAAEKYGTMFGVSSLGTVSLEEIAELVDTPQVYQFYFHKDRGLNKAMMERAKAAGVKVMMLTVDSITGGNRERDLRTGFSIPFRLTLAGMIQFAIKPMWGINYVTHESFSLPQLDAHIDMGNSSSSIGDYFTKMLDPSMNWQDVEEMVKFWDGEFCLKGIMTVEDAKRAADIGCTGIVISNHGGRQLDGSRSSFDQLAEIVDAVGDRIDVLFDSGVQRGTHVLKALSLGAKAVGIGRGYLYPLAAAGQPGVERMLGLMKEELLRDMRLMGCNSLDQLSRGNLRFR; encoded by the coding sequence ATGATGCGATTAAGCCAATGCCATAACTTTCAAGACTTTAGAAAGTTAGCGAAACAGCGCCTGCCGGGCCCTATCTTTAACTATATTGATGGCGGTGCCGACGACGAAACTACCTATCGTCGCAACACAGATGCGTTTGAAAGCTGTGACTTACTGCCAAGCGTGCTTACAGGTGTTGAAGATGTGGACTTATCGACTACCGTGATGGGGCAAAAGCTGGACATGCCAGTGTACTGCTCACCAACCGCTCTGCAGCGCTTATTCCACCATAAAGGTGAGCGCGCGGTAGCGCTAGCGGCAGAAAAATACGGCACTATGTTTGGTGTTTCTTCACTAGGTACGGTTAGCCTTGAAGAAATCGCTGAATTGGTAGACACCCCGCAAGTGTACCAGTTCTACTTCCACAAAGATCGCGGCTTGAATAAAGCCATGATGGAGCGTGCCAAAGCCGCTGGCGTTAAAGTGATGATGCTAACGGTTGACTCTATTACCGGTGGTAACCGTGAGCGTGACTTGCGTACCGGTTTCTCTATTCCGTTCCGTTTAACCCTTGCGGGCATGATCCAATTTGCCATTAAGCCAATGTGGGGCATTAACTACGTTACTCATGAAAGCTTTAGTTTACCTCAGCTCGATGCACATATTGATATGGGCAATAGCAGTAGCTCAATTGGTGATTACTTCACTAAAATGCTTGACCCATCAATGAACTGGCAAGACGTTGAAGAGATGGTGAAGTTCTGGGATGGCGAATTCTGCTTAAAAGGCATTATGACGGTTGAAGACGCAAAACGCGCCGCTGATATTGGTTGTACCGGTATCGTGATCTCTAACCACGGTGGTCGTCAACTTGACGGTTCGCGCAGCTCATTTGACCAACTCGCGGAAATTGTTGATGCTGTGGGTGACCGCATTGATGTGCTGTTCGACAGTGGTGTGCAGCGCGGTACCCATGTGCTTAAAGCCTTATCACTCGGTGCAAAAGCGGTTGGTATTGGTCGCGGTTACTTATATCCATTAGCCGCAGCGGGTCAACCGGGTGTAGAGCGTATGCTTGGCCTAATGAAAGAAGAGTTGTTACGTGATATGCGCTTAATGGGCTGTAACTCACTTGATCAACTATCGCGCGGTAATCTGCGTTTTAGATAA
- the dld gene encoding D-lactate dehydrogenase, whose amino-acid sequence MDKKQLISDLTSALGEDKIRVGEKSTEHFRTGWRSGGGSALAVVFPETLVEFWLVLKLCVAADCIMIMQAANTGLTEGSTPSGDDYDRDIVIINTLAMNKLLVLGEGEQVISFPGTTLHTLEKTLKPLNRAPHSVIGSSCLGASIVGGIANNSGGALVKRGPAYTELSLYAWVNEQGQLELVNHLGIDLGDTPEQILANLEAEKFSLASLATQEKASASDYLERLRDVDADTPSRFNADTTRLYEASGCAGKVAVFAVRLDTFEVAKQEQTYYIGTNNPDTLTHLRRHILSNFKHLPEVGEYMHRDIFDIAAKYGKDTFLSIEHLGTDRLPKLFALKGRVDATLNKVPLLPKYLSDRVLQVASKCFPQHLPERMLAYRDKYEHHLILKMSDEGIAEASSFLASYFKANPEAGDYFECQPDEAAKAYLQRFAAAGAAIRYQTLHDNSVGDILALDIALRRNDPLWQEQLPASIASQIDKSLYYGHFFCYVFHQDYVLKKGADAKKVKKEMLALLDSRGAKYPAEHNVGHLYEAEPGVKAFYQQLDPTNSFNPGVGQMDKHKRNCACC is encoded by the coding sequence ATGGATAAGAAACAGCTTATTTCAGATTTAACCAGTGCACTTGGCGAAGACAAGATTCGCGTTGGCGAGAAAAGTACCGAGCACTTTCGCACCGGCTGGCGTTCGGGTGGTGGCAGCGCATTAGCGGTTGTCTTTCCTGAAACTCTGGTTGAATTTTGGCTGGTGTTAAAACTTTGCGTGGCTGCTGACTGCATTATGATCATGCAGGCGGCGAATACTGGCCTGACAGAAGGCTCAACCCCTAGTGGTGATGACTATGACAGAGACATTGTCATCATTAATACCTTAGCGATGAATAAGCTCTTGGTATTAGGCGAAGGTGAGCAAGTGATCAGTTTCCCGGGAACGACGTTACATACCTTGGAAAAAACACTCAAGCCACTTAACCGTGCGCCGCATTCCGTGATTGGCTCTTCTTGTTTGGGCGCATCGATTGTTGGTGGTATTGCGAATAATTCTGGTGGTGCACTCGTCAAACGCGGCCCTGCTTATACTGAATTGTCACTCTATGCTTGGGTGAACGAGCAAGGCCAACTGGAACTCGTCAATCATCTGGGTATTGACTTAGGTGATACACCAGAGCAAATCCTGGCGAACTTAGAAGCGGAAAAGTTCTCGCTGGCAAGTTTAGCAACCCAAGAAAAAGCCAGTGCTAGCGACTACTTAGAGCGTTTGCGCGATGTCGATGCTGATACGCCAAGTCGCTTCAATGCCGATACGACTCGTCTTTATGAAGCCAGTGGCTGTGCGGGTAAAGTCGCGGTATTTGCGGTGCGTTTAGACACGTTTGAAGTCGCTAAACAAGAGCAAACCTATTATATCGGTACCAATAATCCCGATACCTTAACCCATTTGCGCCGCCATATTCTTAGCAACTTTAAGCACCTGCCAGAAGTCGGTGAGTATATGCATCGCGATATTTTTGATATTGCCGCGAAGTACGGTAAAGACACCTTTTTGAGTATCGAACATTTGGGCACCGACAGGCTACCTAAACTGTTTGCCTTAAAAGGGCGTGTAGATGCCACGTTAAACAAGGTGCCATTACTGCCCAAGTATTTAAGCGATCGCGTATTGCAAGTGGCAAGCAAGTGCTTTCCACAGCACCTACCTGAGCGTATGTTGGCGTACCGTGACAAATACGAGCATCACTTAATTTTGAAAATGAGTGATGAAGGGATTGCTGAAGCGTCTAGCTTTTTGGCGAGCTATTTCAAAGCAAACCCTGAGGCAGGTGATTACTTCGAATGCCAGCCAGATGAAGCCGCCAAAGCTTATTTACAACGTTTTGCTGCTGCCGGTGCAGCCATTCGTTATCAAACATTACACGACAACTCGGTTGGCGATATCTTAGCGTTAGATATTGCGCTTAGGCGCAACGATCCACTGTGGCAAGAGCAACTGCCAGCGTCGATCGCCAGCCAAATCGATAAGTCATTATATTATGGACATTTCTTCTGCTATGTCTTCCACCAAGACTATGTCCTAAAAAAAGGTGCCGATGCCAAAAAAGTGAAAAAAGAAATGCTCGCGCTACTCGACTCTCGCGGGGCGAAATACCCTGCTGAGCACAACGTCGGTCACCTTTATGAAGCAGAGCCGGGCGTAAAAGCCTTTTATCAACAGCTAGATCCAACCAATAGCTTTAACCCGGGCGTTGGCCAAATGGACAAGCACAAACGCAACTGTGCTTGTTGTTGA
- a CDS encoding L-lactate permease, with amino-acid sequence MSELTLGFLALMPIALSALLLVGLHWPAKKAMPVVLLVTALLGLFVWDMSANRVIASILQGMGITVSVLWIVFGAIFLLNTLKHTGAIAVIRQGFTQVSPDRRIQAIVIAWCFGTFIEGASGFGTPAAIAAPLLVAIGFPAVAAVLMGMMIQSTPVSFGAVGTPIVIGVNKGLDTVAIEAQLASQGWTWEQYLQLITADVAIIHAIIGTLMPLFMVMMLTRFFGKNKSWKEGLEILPFALFAGIAFTIPYALTGIFLGPEFPSLIGGLVSMAIVVSAAKKGFLTPKTHWQFPEKSQWPENWLGKLEIADNDLKVTKSMSQVVAWTPYLLVAALLVCSRVFGDFKALLNSVSIGFTDILGEAGVSTAFSPLYLPGGLLLIGALAAVLLQGSTTTRGDALSKAFKESSKTIFSAGFVLIFTIPMVRLFINSGVNLADLPSMPMSSAQMFATWFGDAFPLISPTIGALGAFIAGSNTVSNMMFSQFQYEAAVSLHLSPAIIIAAQAVGAAAGNMIAIHNVVAASATVGLLGQEGATLRKTILPTIYYVLFAGALVMFALYGLQLTGPLS; translated from the coding sequence GTGAGTGAACTTACTCTGGGCTTTTTGGCGTTGATGCCAATTGCTCTTTCAGCATTATTATTGGTTGGTTTACACTGGCCAGCAAAAAAAGCCATGCCAGTAGTACTATTGGTGACCGCTTTACTGGGTTTATTCGTTTGGGACATGAGTGCCAATCGCGTGATTGCCTCTATTTTACAGGGGATGGGGATCACCGTCTCTGTACTATGGATTGTCTTTGGCGCCATTTTCCTGCTTAATACCTTAAAACATACCGGTGCGATTGCCGTTATTCGTCAAGGTTTTACGCAAGTATCCCCTGATAGACGTATCCAGGCGATTGTGATTGCTTGGTGTTTTGGTACTTTTATTGAAGGTGCTTCTGGCTTTGGCACACCTGCTGCGATTGCCGCGCCACTGCTTGTCGCCATTGGTTTCCCAGCCGTTGCTGCGGTATTGATGGGGATGATGATCCAAAGCACGCCAGTATCATTTGGTGCGGTGGGTACGCCCATCGTGATCGGTGTTAACAAAGGTTTAGACACAGTTGCGATTGAAGCACAATTAGCTAGCCAAGGTTGGACGTGGGAGCAGTACCTACAGCTTATCACGGCTGACGTTGCCATTATTCACGCCATTATTGGTACTTTGATGCCATTGTTTATGGTGATGATGCTAACTCGCTTTTTCGGCAAAAATAAAAGCTGGAAAGAAGGCTTAGAAATTTTACCGTTCGCATTATTCGCGGGTATCGCCTTCACCATTCCTTATGCGCTCACAGGCATTTTCCTTGGGCCAGAATTCCCGTCACTAATCGGTGGTTTGGTTAGCATGGCCATTGTGGTGAGCGCTGCCAAAAAAGGTTTCTTAACCCCTAAAACTCATTGGCAATTCCCAGAAAAATCGCAATGGCCAGAAAACTGGTTAGGTAAACTGGAAATTGCGGATAACGATCTGAAAGTGACTAAGTCAATGTCACAAGTGGTTGCTTGGACGCCTTATTTGCTCGTGGCGGCACTATTAGTGTGTTCGCGTGTATTTGGCGACTTTAAAGCACTACTTAACAGTGTCAGCATTGGCTTTACCGATATTCTTGGTGAAGCCGGCGTGAGTACAGCCTTTAGCCCGCTATACTTGCCGGGCGGTTTACTGCTAATTGGCGCGCTAGCGGCGGTATTGTTGCAAGGTAGCACAACCACGCGCGGTGATGCGTTAAGCAAAGCCTTTAAAGAATCGAGTAAAACCATTTTTAGTGCTGGCTTCGTGCTGATTTTCACTATCCCTATGGTGCGTTTATTTATCAACTCTGGCGTTAACTTGGCTGACCTACCGAGCATGCCAATGAGCAGCGCGCAAATGTTTGCCACTTGGTTTGGCGATGCCTTCCCGCTGATCAGCCCAACGATTGGCGCACTAGGTGCCTTTATCGCTGGCTCAAATACTGTGTCGAACATGATGTTTAGCCAGTTCCAGTACGAAGCGGCAGTCAGCTTGCACCTATCGCCTGCGATTATTATCGCCGCCCAAGCGGTTGGTGCCGCAGCAGGTAACATGATTGCCATTCACAACGTGGTTGCAGCCAGTGCCACCGTTGGTCTGCTTGGCCAAGAAGGGGCAACTTTAAGAAAAACCATATTACCAACCATCTACTATGTATTGTTTGCTGGCGCGCTCGTGATGTTCGCGCTATACGGCTTGCAACTCACAGGCCCGCTTAGCTAG
- a CDS encoding LysR family transcriptional regulator: MVKADDIFLFVQVVDEGSFSKVAEKLEMTNSVVSKRITRLEQELNVQLLYRTTRTLNLTEAGHALYGKARLAKQALQDAQDTVTGYGDAIRGKIKVTVPRCFSPRSVKRLNCRIL, from the coding sequence ATGGTTAAAGCAGACGATATTTTTCTTTTTGTACAAGTAGTTGATGAGGGGTCATTTTCAAAAGTGGCCGAGAAGTTAGAAATGACCAATTCTGTGGTCAGTAAACGGATAACGCGACTGGAGCAAGAGCTCAACGTACAACTTCTTTATCGCACGACACGCACGTTAAACCTTACCGAAGCGGGTCATGCACTTTACGGCAAAGCGCGCCTTGCCAAACAAGCTTTGCAAGATGCACAAGACACAGTAACAGGCTACGGTGATGCCATTCGGGGCAAAATTAAGGTGACCGTCCCCCGTTGTTTCAGCCCACGTTCTGTTAAGCGCCTCAATTGCCGAATTTTGTAA
- a CDS encoding substrate binding domain-containing protein codes for MAEFCKHHPEVEIELIVTNRMVDIINDGFDLAIRTADLADSSLIARRLIDSRWVVCASPEYVAKYGTPTHPEHLKAHECLIYKYEGVGPDHWQFSEHEQDFFVQVLGRFHANSLESIKQAVLNDFGIAYLPQILIHEELQSGRLVPLLKDHTAKNLGVYAVYPRSRQPDKKLNLLVEHFRDAFQREKAYFY; via the coding sequence ATTGCCGAATTTTGTAAACACCACCCGGAAGTCGAAATTGAGCTAATTGTCACTAATCGCATGGTTGATATCATCAACGACGGTTTTGACTTGGCGATTCGCACCGCAGATTTGGCAGACTCTTCGCTTATCGCTCGCCGTTTAATTGATTCCCGCTGGGTAGTCTGCGCCAGCCCAGAATACGTTGCTAAATATGGCACTCCAACGCACCCCGAACACCTCAAAGCACACGAATGTTTGATTTATAAATACGAAGGTGTCGGTCCAGATCACTGGCAATTTAGCGAGCATGAACAAGACTTTTTTGTGCAAGTATTGGGGCGTTTTCACGCCAATAGTTTAGAGTCGATTAAGCAGGCAGTGCTGAATGATTTTGGTATTGCTTACTTGCCACAAATATTAATTCACGAAGAGTTGCAAAGCGGGCGTTTAGTACCATTACTCAAAGATCACACCGCGAAGAATTTGGGTGTGTATGCGGTTTACCCGCGCTCCCGTCAGCCGGATAAAAAGCTCAACCTATTGGTTGAGCATTTTCGCGACGCCTTTCAACGGGAAAAAGCGTATTTTTATTGA
- a CDS encoding DcaP family trimeric outer membrane transporter, translated as MKAIKPLMCSLAMTSLGLSQVHAVELLTVNTNGTDTKVSLGGYAKVDVRHVEGDIAYQDYWIANYPAGRPIETSHTGFNVKESRVNLKVQHGEVTGFVEMDFYGGGGNEVVSNSSNPRLRHYFIKYKNWMVGQNWTTFMPLHALPETLDFGGPHVGEVFARQTQVRYTHGSWQFAIENPETNGDGDVGAAANGVGVTGQQADQDESTPDFVARYNHKADWGMLSAGALVRKIDQGGLDETGVAFNIAGKINTFGKDDIRFQVSAGEAGRYVAAGLTSDIVVDPSDDRQKVESTTAFTLAYRHFWSEGMRSTVFYGGAKTDELERERSHWGINLMTSVSANLDVGGEFGNYAIDDKGIEAIDSNYLQFSAIYKF; from the coding sequence ATGAAAGCTATTAAACCACTTATGTGTAGCCTAGCTATGACTAGCCTTGGGCTTAGCCAAGTGCATGCCGTGGAATTACTAACCGTTAACACTAACGGAACTGACACAAAGGTGTCGTTAGGTGGCTACGCCAAAGTAGATGTTCGTCATGTGGAAGGTGATATTGCCTACCAAGACTATTGGATTGCTAACTATCCTGCTGGCCGACCAATTGAAACATCACATACGGGCTTTAACGTTAAAGAATCCCGCGTGAATTTAAAAGTACAGCACGGTGAAGTGACAGGTTTTGTCGAAATGGACTTTTATGGCGGCGGCGGTAATGAAGTGGTCAGTAACTCTTCTAATCCGCGATTGAGACATTATTTTATCAAGTATAAAAACTGGATGGTGGGACAAAACTGGACCACGTTTATGCCACTACATGCTTTGCCTGAAACACTAGATTTTGGTGGACCTCATGTCGGTGAAGTATTCGCTCGCCAAACACAGGTGCGCTATACCCATGGCAGTTGGCAATTTGCGATTGAGAACCCAGAGACAAATGGCGACGGTGATGTCGGTGCGGCGGCAAATGGCGTTGGGGTAACGGGTCAGCAAGCAGACCAAGACGAAAGCACCCCAGATTTCGTTGCTCGTTATAACCACAAGGCTGATTGGGGCATGCTCTCTGCTGGTGCGCTAGTGAGAAAAATTGACCAAGGCGGCTTAGATGAAACAGGTGTTGCCTTTAATATCGCGGGTAAAATTAACACTTTCGGTAAAGATGATATCCGTTTTCAGGTAAGCGCTGGTGAAGCTGGCCGCTATGTCGCTGCGGGTTTAACCTCAGATATCGTTGTTGACCCTAGCGATGACCGCCAAAAAGTGGAAAGTACCACAGCGTTTACCCTTGCTTATCGCCATTTCTGGTCAGAAGGAATGCGCTCAACCGTATTTTACGGCGGTGCAAAAACTGACGAGTTGGAGCGTGAACGCAGCCATTGGGGTATTAATTTAATGACAAGTGTGTCAGCAAACTTAGACGTTGGTGGTGAATTTGGTAACTATGCTATCGATGACAAAGGGATTGAGGCAATCGATTCTAATTACCTACAATTTTCTGCCATCTACAAATTCTAA